The bacterium genome has a segment encoding these proteins:
- a CDS encoding carbamoyltransferase, which yields MPDAILGISAYYHDSAAALLIDGELVAAAHEERFSRRKHDPAFPLQAARYVLEEGGLGRGALSAVAFYDKPLIKFERLLETYHGFAPRGLNSFLAAIPQWIREKLFMKRLLRTELAKLGVGEVPLLFPEHHLSHAASAFYPSPFEEAAILTLDGVGEWATTIIGKGSGKEIDVLRELHFPHSIGLLYSAFTAYTGFRVNSGEYKLMGLAPYGNADSPETRRFVQLILDELVDLRADGSLLLNMAYFQFATGLRMCHERKWEALFGLPPRASESEITQHHMNLANAIQHVTEEAVLRLARAAREATGCRDLVMAGGVALNSVANGRLLRERIFERIWIQPAAGDAGGALGAAYAARHIWQGRERTIHPQGRDQMAGAYLGPAYGTREIARVARRHQAPFRQYDDFSELAAECARLLADGRVIGWFQGRMEFGPRALGNRSILGDARHPDMQKKMNLKIKYREGFRPFAPSVLEEDVGEYFDLDVPSPYMLLVVPVQPARRRPVPDGYQDLELYDRLYWQRSDIPAVTHVDYSARIQSVSRVDNPRYWTLINEFKRQSGCGVIVNTSFNVRGEPIVCTPEDAYRCFMRTEMDHLAMGNCLFDKQRQGTWTDDGNWREDFVLD from the coding sequence ATGCCGGACGCGATCCTGGGCATTTCCGCCTATTACCACGACAGCGCCGCCGCCCTGCTCATCGACGGGGAACTTGTCGCGGCGGCGCACGAGGAGCGTTTCTCCCGCCGCAAGCACGACCCCGCTTTCCCGCTGCAGGCCGCGCGCTACGTCCTGGAGGAGGGCGGCCTGGGGCGCGGCGCCCTGTCCGCCGTCGCTTTCTATGACAAACCTCTTATCAAGTTCGAGCGCTTGCTCGAGACCTATCACGGCTTCGCGCCCCGGGGCCTGAACAGCTTCCTCGCCGCGATTCCGCAGTGGATCCGCGAGAAGCTCTTCATGAAGCGCCTGCTGCGGACCGAGTTGGCGAAACTGGGCGTGGGCGAAGTCCCCCTGCTCTTCCCGGAGCACCATTTGTCCCATGCGGCCAGCGCCTTCTATCCATCACCCTTCGAAGAGGCGGCCATCCTGACCTTGGACGGCGTGGGGGAATGGGCGACGACCATCATCGGGAAGGGGAGCGGCAAAGAGATCGACGTGCTGCGCGAGCTGCACTTCCCCCATTCCATCGGCCTGCTCTACTCCGCCTTCACCGCCTACACGGGCTTCCGCGTCAACAGCGGTGAGTACAAGCTGATGGGCCTGGCGCCCTACGGGAACGCCGACTCCCCCGAGACGCGGCGCTTCGTCCAGCTCATCCTGGACGAGCTGGTGGATCTGCGGGCGGATGGCTCGCTCCTGCTCAACATGGCCTACTTCCAGTTCGCCACCGGCCTGCGCATGTGCCATGAGCGCAAGTGGGAGGCCCTCTTCGGGCTGCCGCCGCGCGCCTCCGAAAGCGAGATCACGCAGCACCACATGAACCTGGCCAACGCCATCCAGCACGTCACGGAAGAGGCTGTGCTGCGCCTGGCCCGCGCGGCACGCGAGGCGACGGGCTGCCGCGACCTTGTGATGGCCGGCGGCGTCGCCCTCAACAGCGTGGCCAACGGCAGGCTGTTGCGGGAGAGGATCTTCGAGCGGATCTGGATCCAGCCGGCGGCGGGCGACGCCGGCGGCGCCCTGGGCGCGGCCTATGCCGCCCGGCACATCTGGCAGGGCCGGGAGCGCACCATCCATCCCCAGGGTCGGGACCAGATGGCCGGGGCCTACCTAGGTCCCGCGTACGGCACACGGGAAATTGCGCGCGTCGCCCGTCGCCATCAGGCGCCCTTCCGGCAGTACGACGACTTCTCCGAGCTGGCAGCGGAATGCGCGCGCCTGCTGGCGGATGGCCGGGTCATCGGCTGGTTCCAGGGCCGCATGGAGTTCGGACCCCGGGCGCTGGGCAACCGGAGCATCCTGGGGGATGCCCGCCACCCGGACATGCAGAAAAAGATGAACCTCAAGATCAAGTACCGCGAGGGATTCCGCCCTTTCGCGCCGTCGGTCCTCGAGGAGGACGTGGGCGAGTACTTCGACCTTGACGTGCCCTCGCCCTACATGCTCCTGGTGGTCCCCGTGCAGCCCGCCCGACGGCGGCCCGTGCCCGACGGCTACCAGGACCTCGAGCTGTACGACCGGCTCTACTGGCAGCGCTCGGACATCCCCGCCGTGACCCATGTCGACTACTCGGCCCGCATCCAGAGCGTCAGCCGCGTGGACAACCCGCGCTACTGGACCCTCATCAACGAGTTCAAGCGCCAGTCCGGCTGTGGCGTGATTGTCAACACCAGTTTCAACGTGCGGGGCGAGCCCATCGTCTGCACGCCGGAGGATGCCTACCGCTGCTTCATGCGCACGGAGATGGACCATCTGGCCATGGGCAACTGCCTCTTTGACAAGCAGCGGCAGGGGACGTGGACGGACGATGGCAACTGGCGCGAGGACTTCGTCCTGGACTGA
- a CDS encoding DUF5989 family protein, which yields MEFLRDLWGFMRMRRKYWLLPLLAVLLVFGALIVLSSGSALAPFIYTLF from the coding sequence ATGGAATTCTTGCGCGATCTGTGGGGTTTCATGCGAATGCGCCGCAAGTACTGGCTGCTTCCCTTGTTGGCCGTGCTGCTGGTGTTCGGGGCCCTGATCGTGCTCAGCAGCGGCTCGGCGCTTGCCCCCTTCATCTACACCCTGTTCTAG
- a CDS encoding glycosyltransferase: protein MKRPLVVINGPILQDGARRLITRHTGRMLSEVAGKLGPLELWQFLVPRQDARTAGGLFDFDLSLHPLLAAGGVPSPAGSGWKRLVPRLHMYAGLPAKVAHRPWCYLFLPGTLPAACAAACRLRGVPYAVYLRGLAPDDWLHAQALGHARLVVCNNTHDAGRASRHARPVVIARALTELDGGDLERPRDFRPRPRRLLFVGRLEKPKGVDVLLTVFNRLRRDDPDLELVLVGDGPLAPEAEAMDGTCGGIRLTGTLHDRDSLAREYLQADLFILPSLAEGFPRVLYEAMIFRLPIVTTMVGGIPSVMEDGRNCLAVAPGSPESLETAIRRLLWDSALRATLVEGGMGTMRAWLECRLPSHADHLLQAFPPMGRRS from the coding sequence GTGAAGCGGCCGCTCGTCGTGATCAACGGCCCCATCCTCCAGGACGGAGCGCGCCGGCTGATCACCCGGCACACGGGTCGCATGCTGTCCGAGGTTGCCGGGAAGCTGGGCCCCCTCGAGTTGTGGCAATTCCTGGTGCCGCGGCAGGATGCGCGGACGGCGGGCGGGTTGTTCGACTTCGATCTCTCCCTCCACCCCCTGCTCGCGGCGGGGGGTGTGCCCAGTCCGGCGGGCTCCGGCTGGAAGCGCCTGGTGCCGAGGCTGCACATGTACGCAGGTCTGCCGGCGAAGGTGGCCCATCGTCCCTGGTGTTACCTGTTCCTGCCGGGCACACTGCCTGCGGCCTGCGCGGCGGCCTGCCGCCTGCGCGGGGTTCCCTACGCCGTCTATCTGCGGGGCTTGGCCCCCGACGACTGGTTGCATGCCCAGGCCCTCGGGCATGCCCGCCTGGTGGTCTGCAACAACACCCATGACGCCGGGCGTGCCTCGCGCCATGCCCGCCCGGTGGTCATTGCCCGTGCCTTGACAGAATTGGACGGGGGGGATCTGGAGCGACCCAGGGATTTCCGTCCGCGACCTCGCCGACTGCTCTTTGTGGGCAGACTGGAGAAGCCTAAAGGTGTGGATGTGTTGCTGACCGTCTTCAACCGGTTGAGGCGGGATGATCCAGACCTGGAGTTGGTGCTGGTGGGGGATGGTCCCCTGGCACCTGAGGCCGAGGCGATGGACGGCACGTGCGGCGGGATCCGGTTGACGGGGACCCTGCACGACCGGGACAGCCTGGCGCGGGAGTATCTACAGGCGGACCTGTTCATCCTGCCTTCCCTGGCGGAAGGCTTCCCCCGGGTTCTCTACGAGGCCATGATCTTCCGTCTGCCCATCGTGACAACCATGGTGGGAGGCATCCCATCCGTCATGGAGGATGGTCGGAATTGCCTGGCCGTGGCCCCCGGCAGTCCGGAGTCACTGGAGACGGCCATCCGCCGCCTTCTGTGGGATTCCGCCTTGCGGGCCACCTTGGTGGAGGGGGGGATGGGCACCATGAGGGCCTGGCTGGAGTGCCGGCTGCCCTCCCACGCCGACCACTTGCTGCAAGCATTTCCGCCCATGGGGAGGAGATCGTGA